Proteins encoded together in one Quercus lobata isolate SW786 chromosome 3, ValleyOak3.0 Primary Assembly, whole genome shotgun sequence window:
- the LOC115979816 gene encoding protein DEHYDRATION-INDUCED 19 homolog 3-like produces the protein MDGDSWSARLSSASKRYQSALQSRSDMFMGFEEIDGDDDIREEFPCPFCSEYFDIVGLCCHIDEEHPVEAKNGVCPVCAMRVGVDMVAHITLQHGNIFKMQRKRKTRKSGAHSTLSLLRKELREGNFQSLFGGSSCIVSSSNAAPDPLLSSFILPMADDFVSAQPQFSPETSSVKKKTEQKVSERNVQSSPFSIKDQEEKAKRCEFVHGLLLSTILDDNL, from the exons ATGGATGGTGATTCGTGGAGCGCTCGGCTTTCTTCGGCTTCGAAGAGGTACCAGTCGGCTCTGCAATCGCGATCAG ATATGTTCATGGGATTTGAAGAAattgatggtgatgacgatatAAGGGAGGAGTTTCCATGCCCTTTCTGTTCAGAGTATTTCGATATTGTTGGACTGTGCTGCCACATTGATGAAGAGCATCCTGTAGAGGCAAAGAATGGG GTATGTCCAGTTTGTGCAATGAGGGTGGGGGTTGATATGGTTGCGCACATTACCCTACAACATGGAAACATATTTAAG ATGCAACGCAAGAGAAAAACACGTAAAAGTGGAGCACATTCTACACTATCTTTATTGAGGAAAGAGCTGCGAGAAGGAAACTTTCAGTCCCTTTTTGGGGGGTCTTCCTGTATAGTCTCTTCATCCAATGCAGCACCAGATCCATTGTTGTCATCATTTATTTTGCCTATGGCTGATGATTTTGTAAGTGCTCAACCTCAGTTTTCACCTGAAACAAGCTCAGTCAAGAAAAAAACAGAGCAGAAAGTGTCAGAGCG AAATGTTCAGTCATCTCCCTTCTCTATCAAGGATCAGGAAGAGAAGGCAAAAAGATGTGAGTTTGTTCATGGGCTGTTGTTGTCCACCATTCTTGATGACAATTTATGA
- the LOC115979815 gene encoding syntaxin-43-like: MASRNRTVIFRKYRDALKTVRAPTSSSPASMSYGGGRGNGPVIEMVNASLLHPNRSYTPLSTEDPGNSSKGALTVGLPPAWVDVSEEISANVQRARTRMAELAKAHGKALMPSFGDGKEDQHLIESLTQEITALIKRSEKKLQRLSAAGPSEDSNVRKNVQRSLATDLQNLSMELRKKQSTYLKRLRQQKEGQDGVDLEMNLNGSRSITEDEDLDNIVFSEHQMTKLKKSEAFTAEREREIQQVVESVNELAQIMKDLSVLVIDQGTIVDRIDHNIQTVATTVEEGLKQLQKADRTQKQGGMVMCATALIIMCFVMLVLLILKEIFL; encoded by the exons atgGCGTCGAGGAACCGGACGGTGATTTTCAGGAAGTACAGGGATGCGTTGAAGACCGTTAGGGCTCCGACGAGTTCTTCGCCGGCGTCGATGAGCTACGGCGGCGGTCGCGGTAATGGTCCGGTGATTGAAATGGTCAACGCCTCGCTTCTTCATCCTAATCGGTCTTACACTCCTCTTAGCACTGAGGATCCCGGTAATTCAag TAAGGGTGCACTTACTGTGGGTCTACCTCCAGCTTGGGTGGATGTATCTGAAGAAATATCAGCAAATGTACAGCGTGCACGGACTAGAATGGCTGAGTTAGCCAAGGCTCATGGAAAGGCTTTAATGCCTTCGTTTGGAGATGGTAAAGAAGATCAACATTTGATTGAGTCTCTTACGCAAGAGATAACTGCTCTGATAAAGAGATCAGAGAAGAAACTACAGAGACTTTCTGCTGCTGGACCTTCTGAGGATTCAAATGTTAGAAAGAATGTGCAG CGCTCTCTTGCCACTGACCTTCAGAACCTTTCAATGGAGCTACGCAAGAAACAGTCAACTTATTTAAAGCGCCTCAGGCAGCAAAAAGAG GGTCAAGATGGGGTTGATTTAGAGATGAATCTAAATGGAAGTAGATCTATAACGGAAGATGAGGATTTGGACAACATT GTGTTTAGTGAACATCAAATGACCAAGCTCAAAAAAAGTGAGGCGTTCACTGccgaaagagaaagagagatccAACAG GTTGTGGAATCTGTAAATGAGCTTGCTCAGATTATGAAGGATTTATCAGTTCTAGTGATAGACCAGGGCACCATTGTTGATCGAATAGACCACAACATTCAGACTGTTGCAACCACTGTGGAGGAGGGGCTAAAGCAGCTGCAGAAG GCAGACAGGACACAGAAACAAGGGGGAATGGTGATGTGCGCTACAGCTCTCATAATCATGTGCTTTGTCATGTTGGTTCTGCTAATcctaaaggagatattcttgtAA
- the LOC115979814 gene encoding exonuclease DPD1, chloroplastic/mitochondrial: protein MRTGSMCFSILQVPRCGIPTLATFWRESFHSLSRTDKNSSSFRLLGSNTYGLERSYNRKWTQRPVFTNAEGRNKITQQSKPGNIGHEILDGVVSKSDTFSVNKTEISQFQNIEYCDIRQKIAENKELASLVTVIVFDIETTGFSRENERIIEIALRDLEGGENSTFQTLVNPQRFVPNSHVHGITTRMVNKPDVPRMEDLIPILLQFVRSRQKPGGYVVLAAHNARSFDVPFLRSEFTRCKAEFPSNWLFVDTLTLAREMMKSKGEKSTSISLQALRQSFEIPLTGKAHRAMADVDLLSIILPRLTFVLKWSISDLIMKSFLPSDSPKSKKKSLR, encoded by the exons ATGAGGACAGGTTCCATGTGCTTTTCCATCTTGCAAGTTCCTAGATGCGGAATCCCCACCTTAGCTACTTTTTGGAGGGAAAGCTTCCACAGTTTGAGTAGGACTGACAAAAACAGTTCTAGCTTTAGGCTACTTGGTTCTAATACCTATGGGCTTGAGAGAAGTTACAATAGGAAATGGACTCAAAGACCTGTATTTACAAACGCAGAGGGAAGAAATAAAATCACCCAGCAAAGCAAACCAGGCAACATTGGGCATGAAATTTTAGATGGAGTGGTTTCAAAAAGTGATACATTTAGTGTAAATAAGACAGAAATTAGTCAATTCCAAAATATTGAATACTGTGATATTCGACAAAAGATTGCTGAGAATAAGGAACTGGCTAGCCTTGTGACAGTTATTGTTTTTGACATCGAGACAACTGGTTTTAGCAGAGAGAATGAACGTATCATTGAGATTGCACTTAGAGATCTTGAGGGTGGTGAAAACAGTACTTTCCAGACGCTAGTAAACCCTCAACGCTTTGTTCCAAATTCACATGTTCATGGCATTACAACCCGTATGGTCAACAAACCTGATGTTCCAAG GATGGAGGACCTGATACCAATCTTACTGCAGTTTGTAAGAAGCCGTCAGAAACCTGGGGGATATGTAGTGTTGGCCGCTCATAATGCTCGCAGTTTCGACGTGCCTTTTTTGCGTAGTGAATTTACTCGTTGTAAAGCTGAGTTTCCTTCAAATTGGTTGTTTGTGGATACGCTTACTCTGGCACGTGAGATGATGAAATCTAAAg GTGAAAAAAGTACTTCAATTTCATTGCAAGCCCTTCGTCAAAGCTTTGAAATTCCATTAACCGGTAAAGCTCATAGGGCCATGGCAGACGTAGACTTACTGTCTATCATTCTTCCAAGGCTGACTTTTGTGCTGAAATGGTCAATCTCTGATCTTATAATGAAGTCGTTCCTTCCCTCAGATTCACCCAAATCCAAGAAGAAGAGTTTGCGCTAG